One genomic window of Nicotiana sylvestris chromosome 10, ASM39365v2, whole genome shotgun sequence includes the following:
- the LOC104226731 gene encoding probable U3 small nucleolar RNA-associated protein 7 — MVVKVEKITPRKSKTATDEVISEEMDIKVKKYLRGEGANLEALKDKKLKGQLAVKEELYGKSATAAAKAEKWLMPSEGGYLEVDEEGIEKTWRIKQEAIAREVDILSSRKQYDIVLPDFGPYTLEFTPSGRYMAAAGRKGHLAIVDMKNMKLVKELQVRETVRDVVFLHNEQFFAAAQKKYPYIYNRDGTELHCLKEHGAVLKLQFLRNHFLLASINKFGQLHYQDVTTGQMVGNLRTGLGRTDVMQVNPFNGVVAVGHSGGTVSMWKPTSAAPLVKMLCHPGPVTALAFHSSGHLMATAGMERKIKIWDLRKFEVLQTLPGHCKALDFSQKGLLAAATGSFVQVFGDLSGSQNYSRYMNHSIAKGYQVKKVAFRPYEDVLGIGHSMGWSSILIPGSGEPNFDSWVANPFETSKQRREKEVRSLLDKLPPETIMLDPTKIGTVRSTRKKEQPTKEDKEAEMEAAIEEAKSMPMKKKTKGRSKPSKIAKKKQEAVEKAKKPFLEQQMNEFSKKRKLTEETQLPKSLERFVRKKAVA; from the exons ATGGTGGTGAAAGTGGAGAAAATAACTCCAAGGAAAAGTAAGACTGCTACTGATGAG GTCATTTCTGAAGAGATGGATataaaagtaaagaaataccTTAGAGGTGAAGGAGCAAATTTGGAG GCATTGAAGGATAAAAAATTAAAGGGTCAGCTTGCTGTGAAAGAAGAGTTGTATGGAAAATCTGCAACAGCTGCTGCGAAGGCTGAGAAG TGGCTTATGCCAAGTGAGGGTGGCTATCTAGAGGTTGATGAAGAAGGTATTGAGAAGACATGGAGAATCAAGCAAGAGGCAATTGCCCGTGAAGTTGACATTTTGAGCTCCAGGAAACAATATGATATCGTCTTACCAG ATTTTGGTCCTTACACTCTTGAATTCACCCCTAGTGGTCGCTACATGGCTGCAGCTGGACGCAAAGGTCACCTTGCTATTGTAGATATGAAAAACATGAAACTCGTTAAAGAACTGCAG GTCAGGGAAACGGTGCGTGATGTAGTATTCTTGCATAATGAACAATTTTTTGCTGCTGCTCAAAAGAA GTACCCGTATATATACAATAGAGATGGCACGGAGCTCCATTGCCTGAAG GAACATGGTGCTGTGCTAAAGCTTCAGTTCTTAAGGAATCACTTCCTTTTGGCTTCTATAAACAAATTTGGTCAGCTCCATTATCAGGATGTTACTACTGGACAGATGGTAGGTAATCTTCGAACTGGCCTGGGTCGTACTGATGTGATGCAGGTGAATCCTTTCAACGGTGTGGTTGCTGTCGGCCATTCTGGTGGAACGGTTAGCATGTGGAAGCCTACAAGCGCTGCTCCCCTAGTGAAAATGCTCTGTCATCCTGGACCAGTCACCGCTCTTGCATTCCATTCTAGCGGCCATCTTATGGCAACTGCTGGTATGGAGAGGAAAATAAAGatttgggatttgaggaagtttgagGTTCTCCAAACGTTACCCGGACATTGCAAGGCCTTGGATTTTAGTCAAAAAGGTTTACTTGCTGCTGCAACCGGATCTTTCGTACAAGTTTTTGGAGATCTTTCTGGATCTCAGAATTATAGCCGATATATGAATCATTCTATTGCGAAAGGATACCAAGTAAAGAAGGTGGCGTTCAGACCATATGAAGATGTTCTAGGCATAGGGCATTCTATGGGTTGGTCTTCTATCTTAATTCCAGGATCCGGAGAACCCAACTTCGATTCTTGGGTGGCAAATCCATTCGAAACATCTAAACAAAGGAGAGAGAAGGAAGTCCGCTCTCTTCTTGACAAGCTTCCTCCAGAGACTATCATGTTAGATCCTACAAAGATTGGTACAGTGAGGTCAACAAGAAAGAAGGAACAGCCAACAAAGGAggataaagaagctgaaatggaaGCTGCTATTGAGGAAGCTAAAAGTATGCCtatgaagaagaaaacaaaaggtAGAAGCAAGCCGAGTAAGATTGCAAAGAAGAAGCAAGAAGCTGTCGAGAAAGCTAAGAAGCCGTTCCTGGAGCAACAGATGAATGAATTCTCCAAGAAGAGGAAACTCACTGAGGAAACTCAGCTTCCAAAATCTTTAGAGCGTTTCGTTAGGAAGAAGGCAGTAGCATGA
- the LOC104226730 gene encoding putative late blight resistance protein homolog R1B-12 isoform X2, with protein sequence MAYSALSSLMHTLQQLLQPNQRLVCGSCIPQQHVESTYQSLCALQVFLDEATEEAKDIETLKRLEKRLRDVVYKVEYRVDSRLRNVIVADCGDDRERACKAFNEELQEVEKEVDSLKKEVMQIEFNKRGSKSAELATTSSSSRRYASEQNTVVGMEDDFNAILDRLTAQTHELTVIPVVGMGGIGKTTLARKAYDDSSIRYRFDIHSWVTVSENYNERQVLLDVIISISRDRTDESYETMSINQLAEIVYKGLKGRRFLIIIDDLWSTEVWDQMQRLFPNDNNKSRILLTTRLNYVADYASPDFPPHSMSFLSLDNSWNLFTEMLFKKDLCPPQLQKIGKHIIQQCRGLPLSIVVIAGLLGKMDLTHDNWKKIEENLNSFFGTVSEQCQAILSLSYSYLPQYLKACFLYVGGFPEDMEINVSKLIRLWISEQFIKARSYKRLEVVAEEYLQDLIDRSLILAGKRRANGRMRTCKIHDLLRQLCIIEAHNENVVHAMNANVPMFSEAINDQRRVIVPFDIKEKHVYPTRHSSVITRAGDINYRSRFRQ encoded by the exons ATGGCTTATTCTGCTCTTTCTTCACTTATGCATACACTGCAGCAACTCCTGCAGCCTAACCAACGTTTAGTTTGTGGAAGCTGTATACCACAACAACATGTTGAATCCACTTATCAAAGTCTTTGTGCTCTTCAAGTTTTCCTTGATGAGGCTACAGAGGAAGCCAAAGATATTGAAACTCTAAAGCGTTTGGAAAAGAGGTTGAGAGATGTAGTCTACAAAGTAGAATATAGAGTTGATTCAAGACTAAGAAATGTCATTGTAGCAGATTGCGGAGATGACCGAGAAAGAGCTTGTAAAGCCTTCAATGAAGAATTGCAAGAAGTCGAAAAAGAAGTTGATTCTCTCAAGAAAGAGGTAATGCAGATCGAGTTTAACAAGCGCGGAAGCAAATCTGCAGAATTAGCAACAACTTCTTCCTCATCAAGAAGGTATGCAAGTGAGCAAAATACTGTTGTTGGAATGGAGGATGACTTCAACGCCATACTAGATCGTCTCACTGCACAAACACATGAGCTAACTGTCATACCAGTTGTTGGTATGGGCGGTATAGGTAAGACAACTCTTGCTAGAAAAGCTTATGATGATTCATCTATTCGATATCGATTTGATATACATTCATGGGTGACAGTCTCAGAGAACTACAATGAGAGACAAGTGCTACTAGATGTTATTATTTCAATAAGTCGGGATAGAACTGACGAAAGCTATGAAACAATGAGTATAAATCAACTAGCAGAGATTGTGTATAAAGGTCTAAAGGGTAGGAGATTTCTAATTATCATAGATGATCTTTGGAGTACTGAGGTATGGGACCAAATGCAAAGACTATTTCCAAATGATAACAACAAAAGCAGAATCCTATTAACAACTCGCCTTAACTATGTTGCTGATTATGCAAGCCCTGATTTCCCCCCTCATAGTATGTCTTTTCTAAGTTTAGACAATAGCTGGAATCTGTTTACTGAAATGCTATTCAAGAAAGATCTTTGTCCTCCACAACTACAAAAAATAGGGAAGCATATCATACAACAATGTCGAGGATTACCTCTATCGATCGTTGTCATTGCTGGACTTCTTGGCAAGATGGACCTGACACATGATAATTGGAAGAAAATTGAGGAAAATTTGAACTCATTCTTTGGTACGGTTTCTGAACAGTGTCAAGCAATTCTTTCATTGAGCTACAGTTACCTGCCCCAATATTTGAAGGCTTGTTTTCTCTATGTTGGAGGTTTTCCTGAAGATATGGAGATTAATGTTTCCAAGTTGATTAGGCTATGGATTTCTGAGCAGTTTATAAAAGCAAGAAGCTATAAGAGGTTAGAGGTGGTGGCAGAGGAGTATTTACAAGACTTGATTGACAGAAGTCTCATTTTGGCCGGTAAACGAAGGGCTAATGGTAGGATGAGAACTTGCAAAATACACGATCTTCTTCGTCAGCTGTGCATAATAGAAGCTCACAATGAAAATGTTGTGCACGCCATGAATGCAAATGTCCCCATGTTCTCAGAAGCCATAAATGATCAACGACGAGTAATTGTTCCATTTGATATTAAAGAGAAGCATGTTTACCCTACAAGGCATAGCAGTGTCATTACAA GAGCTGGAGACATTAACTATAGAAGCAGATTTAGGCAGTGA
- the LOC104226730 gene encoding putative late blight resistance protein homolog R1A-3 isoform X1, translating into MAYSALSSLMHTLQQLLQPNQRLVCGSCIPQQHVESTYQSLCALQVFLDEATEEAKDIETLKRLEKRLRDVVYKVEYRVDSRLRNVIVADCGDDRERACKAFNEELQEVEKEVDSLKKEVMQIEFNKRGSKSAELATTSSSSRRYASEQNTVVGMEDDFNAILDRLTAQTHELTVIPVVGMGGIGKTTLARKAYDDSSIRYRFDIHSWVTVSENYNERQVLLDVIISISRDRTDESYETMSINQLAEIVYKGLKGRRFLIIIDDLWSTEVWDQMQRLFPNDNNKSRILLTTRLNYVADYASPDFPPHSMSFLSLDNSWNLFTEMLFKKDLCPPQLQKIGKHIIQQCRGLPLSIVVIAGLLGKMDLTHDNWKKIEENLNSFFGTVSEQCQAILSLSYSYLPQYLKACFLYVGGFPEDMEINVSKLIRLWISEQFIKARSYKRLEVVAEEYLQDLIDRSLILAGKRRANGRMRTCKIHDLLRQLCIIEAHNENVVHAMNANVPMFSEAINDQRRVIVPFDIKEKHVYPTRHSSVITSMTRTFIFTKYSDLDFAELFCSIVSQFKLLKVLDVYNVRCDFSSVIPKLIHLRYVAANIDEAPSLAKLWNLQTIILRNFASKDLHLPQEIWTMSEIRHLDIRWSIHMPNPLAAESHNSIEEQPLFLNNLQTLVLPSSPYLAEILRRTPYLNKLTILDESRHPEYPAILDPISLLQELETLTIEADLGSDLMILSRDIFPPNLKQLKLSYTTLQWEDMVVLANLPNLEVLKAYSAFEGTNWKLNEDVVFQKLKYLRLQYGGLERWEATNDSFPMLEQLLLYGFRKLEEIPQSIGDIMILKLIQIERCSAAAVTSAKKIQEEQQSLGNYELQVRII; encoded by the coding sequence ATGGCTTATTCTGCTCTTTCTTCACTTATGCATACACTGCAGCAACTCCTGCAGCCTAACCAACGTTTAGTTTGTGGAAGCTGTATACCACAACAACATGTTGAATCCACTTATCAAAGTCTTTGTGCTCTTCAAGTTTTCCTTGATGAGGCTACAGAGGAAGCCAAAGATATTGAAACTCTAAAGCGTTTGGAAAAGAGGTTGAGAGATGTAGTCTACAAAGTAGAATATAGAGTTGATTCAAGACTAAGAAATGTCATTGTAGCAGATTGCGGAGATGACCGAGAAAGAGCTTGTAAAGCCTTCAATGAAGAATTGCAAGAAGTCGAAAAAGAAGTTGATTCTCTCAAGAAAGAGGTAATGCAGATCGAGTTTAACAAGCGCGGAAGCAAATCTGCAGAATTAGCAACAACTTCTTCCTCATCAAGAAGGTATGCAAGTGAGCAAAATACTGTTGTTGGAATGGAGGATGACTTCAACGCCATACTAGATCGTCTCACTGCACAAACACATGAGCTAACTGTCATACCAGTTGTTGGTATGGGCGGTATAGGTAAGACAACTCTTGCTAGAAAAGCTTATGATGATTCATCTATTCGATATCGATTTGATATACATTCATGGGTGACAGTCTCAGAGAACTACAATGAGAGACAAGTGCTACTAGATGTTATTATTTCAATAAGTCGGGATAGAACTGACGAAAGCTATGAAACAATGAGTATAAATCAACTAGCAGAGATTGTGTATAAAGGTCTAAAGGGTAGGAGATTTCTAATTATCATAGATGATCTTTGGAGTACTGAGGTATGGGACCAAATGCAAAGACTATTTCCAAATGATAACAACAAAAGCAGAATCCTATTAACAACTCGCCTTAACTATGTTGCTGATTATGCAAGCCCTGATTTCCCCCCTCATAGTATGTCTTTTCTAAGTTTAGACAATAGCTGGAATCTGTTTACTGAAATGCTATTCAAGAAAGATCTTTGTCCTCCACAACTACAAAAAATAGGGAAGCATATCATACAACAATGTCGAGGATTACCTCTATCGATCGTTGTCATTGCTGGACTTCTTGGCAAGATGGACCTGACACATGATAATTGGAAGAAAATTGAGGAAAATTTGAACTCATTCTTTGGTACGGTTTCTGAACAGTGTCAAGCAATTCTTTCATTGAGCTACAGTTACCTGCCCCAATATTTGAAGGCTTGTTTTCTCTATGTTGGAGGTTTTCCTGAAGATATGGAGATTAATGTTTCCAAGTTGATTAGGCTATGGATTTCTGAGCAGTTTATAAAAGCAAGAAGCTATAAGAGGTTAGAGGTGGTGGCAGAGGAGTATTTACAAGACTTGATTGACAGAAGTCTCATTTTGGCCGGTAAACGAAGGGCTAATGGTAGGATGAGAACTTGCAAAATACACGATCTTCTTCGTCAGCTGTGCATAATAGAAGCTCACAATGAAAATGTTGTGCACGCCATGAATGCAAATGTCCCCATGTTCTCAGAAGCCATAAATGATCAACGACGAGTAATTGTTCCATTTGATATTAAAGAGAAGCATGTTTACCCTACAAGGCATAGCAGTGTCATTACAAGTATGACCCGGACCTTTATTTTTACGAAATATTCTGATTTAGATTTTGCAGAACTTTTTTGTTCCATTGTTTCACAGTTCAAGCTACTTAAGGTGTTGGACGTATATAATGTCCGTTGCGATTTCTCAAGTGTAATACCTAAACTTATACATTTGAGATATGTTGCTGCAAATATTGACGAAGCTCCTTCACTTGCCAAATTATGGAATCTACAAACCATAATTCTTCGTAATTTTGCAAGCAAAGACTTGCATCTCCCACAAGAGATTTGGACAATGTCAGAGATAAGACATCTAGATATTAGATGGTCAATACATATGCCTAATCCTCTTGCGGCAGAAAGTCATAACAGTATTGAAGAACAACCTTTGTTTCTCAATAACTTGCAAACACTTGTTCTCCCTTCCTCTCCTTATTTGGCGGAAATCCTAAGAAGAACTCCCTATCTAAATAagctaacgattttagatgaatCTAGACATCCTGAGTATCCTGCTATTCTTGATCCTATCAGTCTTCTACAGGAGCTGGAGACATTAACTATAGAAGCAGATTTAGGCAGTGACCTGATGATTCTCTCTCGGGATATTTTCCCTCCTAATCTCAAGCAGTTGAAATTATCATATACTACTTTACAATGGGAAGATATGGTTGTGCTGGCTAATTTACCCAATCTTGAGGTGCTCAAAGCATATTCTGCATTCGAGGGAACAAATTGGAAACTAAATGAAGATGTTGTGTTTCAAAAACTAAAATATCTACGACTTCAGTATGGAGGTCTGGAAAGGTGGGAAGCAACTAATGATAGTTTTCCGATGCTCGAGCAACTACTCCTGTatggattccggaagttggaggaGATTCCTCAGAGTATTGGAGATATAATGATACTAAAATTGATCCAAATAGAACGTTGCAGCGCTGCAGCAGTCACTAGTGCAAAGAAAATTCAAGAAGAGCAACAAAGCTTGGGAAATTATGAGCTTCAAGTTCGAATTATCTAG